The Acidobacteriota bacterium genomic interval CGTGAGTGATGGCGAAGGAGAGGTTTGATCGCAGCAAGCCGCATGTGAATGTGGGTACGATTGGTCACGTTGATCATGGGAAGACGACGTTGACGGCGGCGATGACGATGGCGTTATCGAAGCGATACCATC includes:
- a CDS encoding GTP-binding protein; its protein translation is MAKERFDRSKPHVNVGTIGHVDHGKTTLTAAMTMALSKRYH